The Verrucomicrobiota bacterium DNA segment GGACGCGCGTCGGGCGCGTTGGTCAGCAAGATGACTTGAGTTCGAAGCTGATGCACGAGGCCCAACACCGCCGCGCGATTCAGTTCGGTCTCGGTGACTCCGCTCAAATTGGAGCCGATCAGGCTGTAAACTTCCTGGAATTGAGGAAGCTCCTGGGCGCCCGCCGCCCGCTCGCCCGCATTTCCCGACTCCGCCAGGGCGAGAAGCAAACCAAGAATCAGAGTGAGAATTCCCCAATTGGAATTCGCGCCTTGCCGCCGTGAATCCGGTAAGGACGCGTTCCACCGCGTCCCTGATATTCTCCTCCACCTTGCCGAAATCAGGGACGGAGTGGAATCCGTCCCTACCGAGTTCGTGGGGACGGACAGCAGGCGGAAGCTCCCACAACAGCCGCCATGCACTGGCCCTGGAGCCGCGGGCCGAGGCAGCACTTTCCTGCTCGTAATCCTAATCATAATCGTTCATCGCAGCGCCTTGGCCGCAATATCGCGGCGGAAATGCGCGCCGTCGAACTGTATTTTCTCCACCGCCGCGTAGGCATTCCTCTGCGCGACTTCCAAACTCGGCCCCCAGGCCGTCACACCGAGCACGCGCCCACCGCTCGTTACGGTCGTGTCGCCTTGCCGGACTGTGCCCGCATGAAAGACTTTCGTATTCGGCAGGCTGGCCGCCTCGGCCAATCCCCGGATCGCTTTGCCTTTGGCGTAGCTGCCGGGATAACCGCCGGAAGCCATGACCACGCAGACGGCGGCGTCCGTCTTCCAGCGCAAGGTGTGCTTCGCGAGCGTGCCGTCAATGCTGGCTTCCAGCAAATCGACCAAATCGTTTTCCAATCGGGTCAGATAAACTTGCGTCTCCGGATCGCCAAAACGCGCGTTGAATTCCAGAACCTTTGGCCCTTCTTTGGTCAGCATCACGCCCGGATAAAGAATGCCGCGGAAATCGATTCCCTCCGCCGCGCAACCCCGCAGCCACGGCTCCACGATTTTTCGCGCTGCCTCATCGCACTGAGTTGAACTCAGGAACGGCGCCGGGGAGTAAGCGCCCATCCCGCCCGTGTTCAGTCCCTGGTCGCCCTCGAGCGCGCGCTTGTGATCCTGCGAAGTGGGGAACACTCTCGCCGTGGTCCCATCGCAAAGGACGTGGAGAGAAATCTCCGTGCCTTCCAAAAACTCCTGGATGACGACTTGCGAACCGGCCGCGCCGAACGCCTTGCTCACCATGATTTCGTCGATGGCCCGTTCGGCTTCGGCAACACTTTGGCAAATGAGCACGCCTTTCCCCAGCGCCAGTCCGTCCGCTTTGACCGCGCAACGGCCGCTCAGCTTCGCCGCGAATTCCCTGGCTGTCTTCGGCTC contains these protein-coding regions:
- the purD gene encoding phosphoribosylamine--glycine ligase, whose translation is MKILVIGSGGREHALVWKLAQSPRVSAMWCAPGSAGIADEHLSKNQSPVECVAVGAEDLPKLLALAQDKKADLTVVGPDNPLALGIVDLFQNHGLRIWGPNQKAARFESSKVFAQQFMERHGIPSARAGTFAEPKTAREFAAKLSGRCAVKADGLALGKGVLICQSVAEAERAIDEIMVSKAFGAAGSQVVIQEFLEGTEISLHVLCDGTTARVFPTSQDHKRALEGDQGLNTGGMGAYSPAPFLSSTQCDEAARKIVEPWLRGCAAEGIDFRGILYPGVMLTKEGPKVLEFNARFGDPETQVYLTRLENDLVDLLEASIDGTLAKHTLRWKTDAAVCVVMASGGYPGSYAKGKAIRGLAEAASLPNTKVFHAGTVRQGDTTVTSGGRVLGVTAWGPSLEVAQRNAYAAVEKIQFDGAHFRRDIAAKALR